The Megalops cyprinoides isolate fMegCyp1 chromosome 12, fMegCyp1.pri, whole genome shotgun sequence genome contains a region encoding:
- the eif5 gene encoding eukaryotic translation initiation factor 5 isoform X1: MSVNVNRSVSDQFYRYKMPRLIAKVEGKGNGIKTVIVNMVDVAKALNRPPTYPTKFFGCELGAQTQFDAKNDRYIVNGSHEANKLQDMLDGFIRKFVLCPECDNPETDLHVNPKKQTIGNSCKACGYRGMLDTRHKLCTFILKNPPENDSGSVKKEKEKKNRKKDKENGSSSGEAGNHNDIDAPEAVQDGDDDDEDWAEETTEEAQRRRMEEISDHAKNLTLTEDLEKTLEERVNMFYNFVKQKKEDGAIDTADKEILAEAERLDVKAMGPLILSELLFDENIRDQIKKYKRHFLRFCHNNKKAQKYLLGGFECLVKLHQAQLLPRVSIVLKDLYDADLLEEDVILAWAEKVSKKYVSKELAKEIHAKAAPFVKWLKEAEEESEGSDEEEDEEDENLEVVYSPSARELKVETVKPEKADNKEEDDIDIDAI, from the exons ATGTCTGTCAACGTCAACCGCAGCGTATCAGACCAGTTCTATCGCTACAAGATGCCCCGTCTGATTGCCAAG gtggaaggcaaaggaaatGGAATTAAGACGGTTATCGTCAACATGGTTGACGTTGCAAAGGCATTGAATAGGCCTCCAACGT ATCCCACCAAGTTTTTTGGTTGTGAGCTGGGTGCCCAGACCCAGTTTGATGCCAAGAATGACCGCTACATTGTCAATGGATCTCACGAGGCGAATAAGCTGCAGGACATGCTGGATGGATTCATCAGAAAATTTGTGTTGTGTCCTGAGTGTGATAACCCTGAAACTGATCTG CATGTCAATCCCAAGAAACAAACCATAGGCAACTCCTGTAAAGCCTGTGGCTACAGAGGCATGCTCGACACCAGACACAAGCTGTGCACATTCATCCTTAAAAACCCACCAG AGAACGATAGTGGATCTGtcaagaaggagaaggagaagaagaaccGCAAGAAAGATAAGGAGAATGGTTCTAGCAGTGGAGAAGCTGGAAACCACAATGACATCGACGCGCCCGAAGCCGTG CAGGACGGTGATGATGACGACGAAGACTGGGCTGAGGAGACTACTGAGGAGGCTCAGAGGCGCAGGATGGAGGAAATCAGTGACCACGCAAAGAACCTGACCCTTACTGAAGACCTGGAGAAGACCCTGGAAGAGAGGGTCAACATGTTCTACAACTTCGTTAAG caaaaaaaggagGACGGAGCGATTGACACTGCAGACAAGGAGATCCTGGCGGAGGCGGAGCGCCTGGATGTGAAGGCCATGGGCCCCCTGATCCTGAGCGAGTTGCTGTTTGACGAGAACATCCGCGACCAGATCAAGAAGTACAAGCGCCACTTCCTGCGC TTTTGCCACAACAACAAGAAAGCCCAGAAGTACCTGCTTGGTGGCTTTGAGTGCCTGGTAAAGCTGCACCAGGCCCAGCTGCTTCCTCGCGTGTCCATCGTGCTGAAGGACCTGTATGATGCagacctgctggaggaggatgTTATCCTGGCCTGGGCTGAGAAG GTGTCCAAGAAGTACGTTTCTAAGGAGCTTGCCAAAGAGATTCACGCCAAGGCTGCTCCCTTCGTCAAATGGCTGAAAGAGGCcgaggaggagagtgagggcAGCgatgaagaagaagatgaagaggaTGAAAATCTTGAG GTGGTGTACTCCCCTTCTGCCCGTGAGCTGAAAGTGGAGACTGTGAAACCAGAAAAGGCTGACAACAAGGAGGAAGATGACATTGATATTGATGCCATTTAA
- the eif5 gene encoding eukaryotic translation initiation factor 5 isoform X2, with product MSVNVNRSVSDQFYRYKMPRLIAKVEGKGNGIKTVIVNMVDVAKALNRPPTYPTKFFGCELGAQTQFDAKNDRYIVNGSHEANKLQDMLDGFIRKFVLCPECDNPETDLHVNPKKQTIGNSCKACGYRGMLDTRHKLCTFILKNPPENDSGSVKKEKEKKNRKKDKENGSSSGEAGNHNDIDAPEAVDGDDDDEDWAEETTEEAQRRRMEEISDHAKNLTLTEDLEKTLEERVNMFYNFVKQKKEDGAIDTADKEILAEAERLDVKAMGPLILSELLFDENIRDQIKKYKRHFLRFCHNNKKAQKYLLGGFECLVKLHQAQLLPRVSIVLKDLYDADLLEEDVILAWAEKVSKKYVSKELAKEIHAKAAPFVKWLKEAEEESEGSDEEEDEEDENLEVVYSPSARELKVETVKPEKADNKEEDDIDIDAI from the exons ATGTCTGTCAACGTCAACCGCAGCGTATCAGACCAGTTCTATCGCTACAAGATGCCCCGTCTGATTGCCAAG gtggaaggcaaaggaaatGGAATTAAGACGGTTATCGTCAACATGGTTGACGTTGCAAAGGCATTGAATAGGCCTCCAACGT ATCCCACCAAGTTTTTTGGTTGTGAGCTGGGTGCCCAGACCCAGTTTGATGCCAAGAATGACCGCTACATTGTCAATGGATCTCACGAGGCGAATAAGCTGCAGGACATGCTGGATGGATTCATCAGAAAATTTGTGTTGTGTCCTGAGTGTGATAACCCTGAAACTGATCTG CATGTCAATCCCAAGAAACAAACCATAGGCAACTCCTGTAAAGCCTGTGGCTACAGAGGCATGCTCGACACCAGACACAAGCTGTGCACATTCATCCTTAAAAACCCACCAG AGAACGATAGTGGATCTGtcaagaaggagaaggagaagaagaaccGCAAGAAAGATAAGGAGAATGGTTCTAGCAGTGGAGAAGCTGGAAACCACAATGACATCGACGCGCCCGAAGCCGTG GACGGTGATGATGACGACGAAGACTGGGCTGAGGAGACTACTGAGGAGGCTCAGAGGCGCAGGATGGAGGAAATCAGTGACCACGCAAAGAACCTGACCCTTACTGAAGACCTGGAGAAGACCCTGGAAGAGAGGGTCAACATGTTCTACAACTTCGTTAAG caaaaaaaggagGACGGAGCGATTGACACTGCAGACAAGGAGATCCTGGCGGAGGCGGAGCGCCTGGATGTGAAGGCCATGGGCCCCCTGATCCTGAGCGAGTTGCTGTTTGACGAGAACATCCGCGACCAGATCAAGAAGTACAAGCGCCACTTCCTGCGC TTTTGCCACAACAACAAGAAAGCCCAGAAGTACCTGCTTGGTGGCTTTGAGTGCCTGGTAAAGCTGCACCAGGCCCAGCTGCTTCCTCGCGTGTCCATCGTGCTGAAGGACCTGTATGATGCagacctgctggaggaggatgTTATCCTGGCCTGGGCTGAGAAG GTGTCCAAGAAGTACGTTTCTAAGGAGCTTGCCAAAGAGATTCACGCCAAGGCTGCTCCCTTCGTCAAATGGCTGAAAGAGGCcgaggaggagagtgagggcAGCgatgaagaagaagatgaagaggaTGAAAATCTTGAG GTGGTGTACTCCCCTTCTGCCCGTGAGCTGAAAGTGGAGACTGTGAAACCAGAAAAGGCTGACAACAAGGAGGAAGATGACATTGATATTGATGCCATTTAA